In Luteibaculum oceani, the following proteins share a genomic window:
- a CDS encoding GNAT family N-acetyltransferase codes for MTSTLFSTERCIVKPLQKEDFPEILEMYQELDSNKYVPPLKDKTPEEHLAFLELKIGNNEKELGFWTARKKRKAVW; via the coding sequence ATGACTAGCACCCTATTTTCTACTGAACGATGTATTGTTAAGCCGTTACAGAAAGAGGATTTCCCTGAGATTCTTGAAATGTATCAAGAGCTTGATTCCAACAAATATGTTCCACCGCTTAAGGACAAAACACCCGAGGAACACTTGGCTTTCCTTGAACTAAAAATAGGAAACAACGAAAAGGAATTGGGCTTTTGGACTGCAAGAAAA